One window of the Nothobranchius furzeri strain GRZ-AD chromosome 3, NfurGRZ-RIMD1, whole genome shotgun sequence genome contains the following:
- the cyc1 gene encoding cytochrome c1, heme protein, mitochondrial, whose protein sequence is MAALRVVALSGSGRALLGTGNTLKTSKASMSFASLASRKKVALTTLGVVTAGGAGLALMLHQSVKASDWELHPPNYPWSHSGPLSSLDHASVRRGYQVYKQVCAACHSMEYLAFRNLVGVSHTEEEVKALAEEFEIVDGPDENGEMFTRPGKLSDYFPKPYPNPEAARAANNGALPPDLSSIVNARHGGEDYVFSLLTGYCDPPAGVSVREGLYYNPYFPGQAIGMAPPIYNEVLEFDDGTPATMSQVAKDVCTFLRWAAEPEHDQRKRMGLKFLMGSAIFIPLVYYIKRHKWSVLKSRKIAYRPPK, encoded by the exons ATGGCGGCGCTTCGAGTCGTGGCGCTCTCTGGGAGTGGGAGAGCTCTCCTCGGCACAGGGAACACTCTTAAGACTTCCAAG GCCAGCATGTCCTTTGCCAGCCTGGCCAGTAGGAAGAAAGTTGCCCTGACAACGCTCGGTGTGGTCACAGCAGGTGGTGCTGGGCTCGCCCTGATGCTGCATCAGTCTGTTAAAGCATCTGATTGGGAACTTCACCCCCCCAACTACCCCTGGAGCCACTCAGGACCTCTGTCCTCTCTGGACCATGCAAG TGTTCGCCGTGGTTACCAGGTGTACAAACAGGTGTGTGCAGCCTGTCACAGTATGGAGTACTTAGCCTTCAGAAACTTGGTGGGGGTGTCGCACACAGAGGAAGAGGTCAAAGCCTTAGCTGAAGAG TTTGAGATTGTGGATGGTCCTGATGAGAACGGTGAGATGTTCACACGACCAGGAAAGCTTTCAGACTACTTTCCAAAGCCTTACCCTAACCCTGAGGCAGCCCGCGCCGCCAACAATGGAGCCCTCCCTCCAGACCTCAGCTCCATTGTGAATGCCCG ACATGGTGGCGAGGACTACGTGTTCAGCTTGCTGACGGGTTACTGCGACCCACCCGCAGGAGTGTCGGTGAGAGAGGGACTCTACTACAACCCGTACTTCCCGGGTCAGGCAATCGGGATGGCCCCGCCTATCTACAACGAGGTTCTGGAGTTTGATGATG GAACCCCAGCCACCATGAGCCAGGTTGCTAAAGACGTGTGTACTTTCCTGAGATGGGCTGCAGAACCGGAGCATGACCAACGCAAACGCATGGGACTGAAG ttcctgATGGGGTCGGCCATCTTTATCCCTCTCGTCTACTACATAAAGAGACACA